Proteins from a genomic interval of Verrucomicrobiota bacterium:
- the trxB gene encoding thioredoxin-disulfide reductase, with product MEKVVIIGSGCAGLTAALYTARANLNPLVLTGIMPGGLLTTTSIVENFPGFPEGVDGYELMVRMQKQAERFGARVKFATVESVDVSGRPFKLVVDGEPVEAQTLIIASGAGHKHLGAPGEHELEKKGVTYCATCDGALPMFRNKPLVVIGGGDSACEEATYLTRFASTVYLIHRRDTLRASKVMAERALANPKIKPVWDSVVTEVLDVSKDTVTGVRVKNLKSGAESLLDCAGVFVAIGHVPNTQLFKGIITMDDAGYIIPTRGSETNVPGVFVAGDCSDRVYRQAVTAAGMGCAAAIDAERHLANLNQ from the coding sequence ATGGAGAAAGTGGTCATCATCGGATCGGGTTGCGCGGGCCTCACCGCCGCGCTTTACACGGCGCGAGCGAACCTGAACCCGCTCGTGCTCACGGGCATCATGCCCGGCGGGTTGCTCACCACGACGAGCATCGTCGAGAATTTCCCCGGCTTCCCCGAGGGCGTGGACGGTTACGAGTTGATGGTGCGGATGCAGAAGCAGGCGGAGCGCTTCGGCGCGCGCGTGAAGTTCGCCACGGTGGAATCGGTGGACGTGTCGGGCCGGCCGTTCAAACTCGTCGTGGATGGCGAACCGGTCGAGGCGCAGACACTGATCATCGCCAGCGGCGCCGGGCACAAGCATCTCGGCGCGCCCGGCGAGCACGAGCTGGAGAAGAAGGGCGTGACTTACTGCGCGACGTGCGACGGAGCGCTGCCGATGTTCCGCAACAAGCCGCTGGTCGTCATCGGGGGCGGCGACTCGGCGTGCGAGGAGGCGACGTATCTGACGCGCTTCGCCTCGACGGTTTATCTCATCCACCGCCGCGACACGTTGCGCGCGTCGAAAGTCATGGCCGAGCGCGCGCTCGCGAATCCGAAGATCAAGCCCGTGTGGGACTCGGTGGTGACCGAGGTGCTTGATGTGTCGAAGGACACCGTCACTGGCGTGCGGGTGAAGAATTTGAAGTCGGGCGCGGAGTCGCTGCTCGATTGCGCCGGCGTCTTCGTCGCCATCGGGCACGTGCCCAACACGCAGTTGTTCAAGGGAATCATCACGATGGACGACGCGGGCTACATCATTCCGACGCGCGGCTCTGAGACCAATGTGCCGGGCGTGTTCGTCGCGGGCGATTGTTCGGATCGTGTCTATCGTCAGGCGGTGACGGCGGCGGGAATGGGTTGCGCAGCGGCGATTGACGCGGAGCGGCATCTGGCAAACCTCAACCAGTGA
- a CDS encoding DUF1802 family protein, which produces MESRTAATLTARDERFLQSFEAAEIPFGEWKHRTHLKAAVLCLRRFPLEAAVARMRSGIKALNEVHGTPDALDRGYHETMTVAWLRLMHFTLGENGSAGQAHALFPFRLEPLVVRIELVAEVVEARRLESPAQASALRGLHVWREDVIATRFKWGAEQAIHALVVRVSRLASRVELPMRDSYGGCKSWVELDTDVATEGARPVLGDAEFSRRLASLRSALASAAVEVGP; this is translated from the coding sequence GTGGAATCCAGAACCGCCGCGACTCTCACTGCCCGGGACGAGCGATTCCTCCAGTCGTTCGAGGCGGCAGAAATCCCGTTTGGCGAATGGAAGCACCGCACGCATTTGAAGGCCGCGGTGCTCTGCCTGCGGCGTTTCCCGCTTGAAGCGGCGGTCGCCCGGATGCGCTCGGGCATCAAGGCCCTCAACGAAGTTCATGGCACGCCGGACGCGCTCGACCGGGGGTATCACGAGACGATGACCGTCGCGTGGCTGCGGCTCATGCACTTCACGCTCGGCGAAAACGGCTCGGCCGGGCAGGCTCACGCGCTGTTCCCTTTCCGCCTTGAACCACTTGTGGTGCGCATCGAACTTGTCGCCGAGGTTGTCGAGGCGAGGCGGCTCGAATCCCCGGCGCAGGCATCCGCGCTCCGCGGGTTGCACGTGTGGCGCGAGGACGTGATCGCCACGCGATTCAAGTGGGGCGCCGAGCAGGCGATCCACGCGCTCGTGGTGCGGGTCAGCCGGCTCGCTTCGCGCGTCGAGCTTCCGATGCGCGACAGCTATGGGGGCTGCAAGTCGTGGGTCGAGCTCGACACCGATGTCGCGACCGAAGGCGCGCGGCCGGTGCTCGGGGACGCGGAGTTCTCCCGTCGCCTCGCGTCGCTTCGCAGCGCGCTTGCCTCCGCCGCCGTCGAGGTGGGCCCGTGA
- the hisB gene encoding imidazoleglycerol-phosphate dehydratase HisB, producing MDKRRARVRRATRETQISLDLNVDGTGRATVHTSVPFLDHMLTLFATHAVVDLKLRCKGDLEVDAHHTVEDCGIALGQAFAQALGDKRGLRRYGTGFDPRNPFCAEAHVPMDETLARCVVDFSGRPFLVWRGLDTLAYKTLSAAEKRQDMSSAFRFGLAREFFQGFANEARCNLHLELLYGDEPHHVVEALFKAFAKAVDLACQRDPRIAGRVPSTKGRL from the coding sequence ATGGACAAACGCCGGGCGCGGGTTCGCCGCGCAACCCGCGAGACGCAAATCAGTCTCGACCTGAACGTGGATGGCACGGGAAGAGCCACCGTCCACACGAGTGTTCCATTTCTGGACCACATGCTCACGCTCTTCGCGACGCACGCGGTCGTGGACCTCAAGCTCCGCTGCAAGGGTGACCTCGAGGTGGACGCGCACCACACCGTGGAAGATTGCGGCATCGCGCTCGGGCAGGCATTCGCGCAGGCGCTCGGCGACAAGCGCGGACTCCGCCGATACGGCACGGGTTTCGACCCGCGCAACCCATTTTGCGCGGAGGCGCACGTGCCGATGGACGAGACGCTCGCACGGTGCGTGGTGGACTTCAGCGGCCGGCCGTTCCTTGTGTGGCGCGGGCTCGACACGCTCGCCTACAAAACGCTCTCCGCAGCCGAGAAACGGCAGGACATGTCGAGCGCGTTCCGGTTCGGGCTCGCGCGGGAGTTTTTCCAGGGCTTCGCGAACGAGGCGAGATGCAACCTGCATCTGGAACTGCTCTACGGCGACGAACCGCATCACGTCGTCGAGGCGTTGTTCAAGGCATTCGCGAAGGCCGTGGACCTCGCGTGCCAGCGCGACCCGCGCATCGCGGGCCGGGTGCCGAGCACGAAGGGACGGTTGTGA
- a CDS encoding glutathione peroxidase, with product MALGAVAAAVSLQDIPLKDIDGKATSLKAYHGKVLLVVNVASKCGQTPQYAGLQALHKKLGPRGFSVLAFPCNDFGEQEPGAPPEIKQFCATEYQVTFPIFEKVRIRGDAAHPLFAALTGKDSPVPGAVGWNFCKFVISRDGRLVNRFDSNTEPDDPALLKALEAALTAK from the coding sequence ATGGCGCTTGGCGCCGTGGCGGCGGCGGTTTCGTTGCAGGACATTCCGCTCAAGGACATCGACGGCAAGGCGACCTCGCTCAAGGCTTACCACGGCAAGGTGTTGCTCGTGGTGAACGTCGCCTCCAAGTGCGGCCAGACGCCGCAATACGCGGGGCTGCAGGCCCTTCACAAGAAACTCGGCCCGCGCGGCTTCAGCGTGCTTGCGTTTCCCTGCAACGACTTCGGCGAGCAGGAACCCGGCGCGCCCCCCGAGATCAAGCAGTTCTGCGCCACCGAGTATCAGGTCACCTTTCCGATTTTCGAGAAGGTCCGCATCCGCGGCGACGCCGCGCATCCGCTCTTCGCGGCGCTCACGGGCAAGGACTCGCCGGTGCCGGGCGCCGTGGGCTGGAACTTCTGCAAGTTCGTCATCAGCCGCGACGGGCGGCTCGTGAACCGATTCGACTCGAACACCGAGCCGGACGACCCCGCGTTGCTCAAAGCCCTCGAAGCCGCGCTCACCGCAAAGTGA
- a CDS encoding sigma-70 family RNA polymerase sigma factor codes for MPTPLDYPAAPDLALVAAAQAGDMLAFEELVARHRDKVYARAFSMVRNEDAAVDLSQEAWVKAWQRLVQFQGEASFATWMTRIVINLCLDHLRKAKRQRAESIEQLDEELGGVERQMPVVSLNPSEGLERTELRKRIDRAMTQLSYEHRTVLILHQFEEMEYKQIAKVMGCSIGTVMSRLFYARRRLAGLLASLKRDDNR; via the coding sequence ATGCCCACCCCACTTGATTACCCCGCGGCGCCGGACTTGGCGCTTGTGGCCGCAGCGCAGGCGGGCGATATGCTGGCGTTCGAGGAGCTTGTGGCGCGGCACCGGGACAAAGTCTACGCGCGCGCATTCAGCATGGTGCGCAACGAGGACGCAGCGGTCGACCTTTCCCAGGAAGCATGGGTCAAGGCGTGGCAGCGATTGGTGCAGTTTCAAGGCGAGGCGAGCTTTGCCACCTGGATGACCCGCATCGTCATCAACCTCTGCCTCGACCACCTTCGAAAAGCCAAACGACAACGCGCAGAGTCCATTGAGCAACTGGATGAAGAACTCGGCGGAGTCGAACGTCAGATGCCGGTGGTGAGCCTGAACCCCTCCGAGGGGCTCGAGCGAACCGAGTTGCGGAAGCGAATTGACCGGGCGATGACGCAACTCTCGTATGAGCACCGCACCGTGCTGATACTTCACCAGTTCGAAGAGATGGAATACAAGCAGATTGCCAAGGTCATGGGCTGCTCCATCGGCACGGTCATGTCGCGGTTGTTTTACGCGAGACGAAGGTTGGCGGGATTGCTGGCAAGTTTGAAACGAGACGACAACAGGTGA
- the thiE gene encoding thiamine phosphate synthase produces MKPLSDCRLYAFVDTAYLRGRDAAELARQLCDGGADLIQLRAKGATPDQLRKLADALLPVTQAAGAGLVINDHPKLALQVGAPVCHLGQEDFFDAGYRTAAQVTGCPKQVLLGLSTHTPEQAQRALKAGPDYIAIGPVFATPTKPGRAPVTLDLVRWAAAPKNGVAVPWFAIGGINLRNLDEIFAAGARRIAVVSAILDAPDVAAACREFKSRLDAAGS; encoded by the coding sequence CTGAAGCCCCTTTCTGACTGCCGCCTCTACGCCTTTGTTGATACCGCCTACCTGCGCGGCCGGGATGCCGCGGAACTCGCGCGGCAGCTTTGTGACGGCGGCGCAGATCTCATTCAACTCCGCGCCAAGGGCGCGACACCTGATCAACTGCGCAAACTCGCCGACGCGTTGCTGCCCGTGACGCAGGCTGCGGGCGCCGGCCTCGTGATCAATGACCACCCGAAACTCGCGCTGCAAGTCGGCGCCCCGGTCTGTCACCTCGGGCAGGAGGACTTTTTCGACGCTGGTTACCGCACTGCCGCGCAAGTGACCGGCTGTCCGAAACAAGTGCTTCTTGGCTTGAGCACGCACACACCGGAGCAGGCGCAGCGTGCGTTGAAGGCGGGACCGGACTACATCGCCATCGGGCCGGTCTTCGCCACACCGACCAAGCCGGGTCGCGCGCCGGTCACGCTGGACTTGGTGCGATGGGCGGCGGCACCGAAGAACGGCGTGGCCGTTCCTTGGTTCGCCATTGGCGGGATAAACCTGCGGAATCTTGATGAAATCTTCGCTGCCGGCGCGAGGCGCATCGCCGTCGTGTCGGCGATCCTCGACGCGCCGGACGTCGCGGCGGCATGCCGGGAATTCAAGTCGCGTCTCGACGCGGCGGGGAGTTGA
- a CDS encoding DUF247 domain-containing protein, with protein MQAWLDGELSGTEACEVEQLIANDAALSAIAGELRMAKGILAGNEPEVATLTDSREFYFSKIAREIERLDRQPATAARSFWSLWWVRVLVPAGAAAVMVALIALPDRPGTSADETENSVQESTIIQFHSTTEKMDVIWIHSDVDGTPDVTSPDLAPKADRNDNN; from the coding sequence GTGCAGGCCTGGCTGGACGGCGAACTGTCCGGTACCGAGGCTTGCGAAGTCGAGCAGCTCATTGCAAACGATGCGGCTTTGTCCGCCATTGCGGGTGAACTGCGGATGGCGAAGGGCATCCTCGCCGGCAACGAACCCGAGGTGGCCACGCTCACGGATTCGCGCGAGTTCTACTTCAGCAAGATTGCCCGCGAGATCGAGCGGTTGGACCGGCAGCCCGCAACGGCGGCTCGTTCGTTTTGGTCGCTTTGGTGGGTTCGGGTTCTCGTGCCTGCGGGCGCGGCCGCGGTCATGGTCGCCTTGATTGCGCTCCCCGACCGCCCAGGCACCAGTGCGGACGAAACCGAAAATTCCGTCCAAGAATCCACGATCATTCAATTCCACTCGACAACCGAGAAGATGGACGTGATCTGGATTCACAGCGATGTCGACGGGACGCCAGATGTTACATCCCCCGACCTCGCTCCGAAGGCCGACCGCAATGACAACAATTGA
- the gyrA gene encoding DNA gyrase subunit A, giving the protein MPDETDPPQPPQPPQSSGGSLYTGGEKITKINVAEEIKASFLDYSMSVIISRALPDVRDGLKPSQRRILYAMENLSLFPGRKHIKCAKICGDTSGNYHPHGEAVIYPTLVHMAQPWAMREKLVDGKGNFGSVEDDPPAAMRYTEARLTHLGALLMSDMDKETVDFVPNYDERLTEPTVFPAAFPNLLVNGGTGIAVGMATNMPPHNLGEIIDGICAQIDDPEITTAGLMKHIKGPDFPTGGVICGIEGIKSYFETGRGAIKLRGRVGLEELKGAREQIVITEIPYNVVRTNVEQQIADLVNNKVITDITAVRNESDEHCRLIAELKRDAIAKVIINNLYEHTQMEVSFNVINLAIDHGKPKELNLKALIAAYIEHRRDVVLRRTRFELKKAEERAELLEGYLIALANLDEFIHIIRSSADKAEARVKLLAFEWTRQQVERWSILIRSESRLTDGRYALSERQVDAILDLRLYQLTGLEIDKVDAEYKSLLATIKDLLDILAKESRVMTIIKKELHEIRAKHATPRKTEIVPDEGEMAIEDLIANEAVIITITHNGLIKRTNISSYRAQRRGGKGVIGMATREAEKPEDSDFIEHLFTASTHDFLMFFTSAGRVYVERVHEVSDMGRASKGRSIANLLDLRPDEKIAALIRVHSKTGPEKEDLTWQQPFFVFFATQQGIVKKTPLEDFANVRKGGIVAIGIESGDALMNAMLTTGRDQIVLITKEGMSIRFSEEDARPMGRPAVGVYGIDLERTDRVVALALVAPDATLLVAGDNGVGKRTPFDEYRLQSRGGKGIITMKTTDKTGGVVGALAVRDTDEIMLITTGGQMVRTFVKDIRECGRNTQGVKLVNLDPNDKLQAIAPVISEDRGDEEPAAAPAPAEA; this is encoded by the coding sequence ATGCCCGACGAAACCGACCCACCGCAGCCACCGCAGCCACCGCAATCCAGCGGCGGCTCCCTCTACACTGGAGGCGAGAAGATCACGAAGATCAACGTCGCCGAGGAGATCAAGGCCTCGTTCCTCGACTACTCGATGTCGGTCATCATCTCCCGCGCACTGCCCGACGTGCGCGACGGCCTCAAGCCCTCGCAGCGCCGCATCCTCTACGCGATGGAGAACCTCTCGCTCTTCCCCGGCCGCAAGCACATCAAATGCGCCAAGATTTGCGGCGACACCTCGGGAAACTATCACCCGCACGGCGAGGCCGTCATTTATCCCACGCTCGTCCACATGGCGCAGCCGTGGGCTATGCGCGAGAAGCTCGTGGACGGCAAGGGCAACTTTGGCTCCGTCGAGGACGATCCGCCCGCGGCGATGCGTTACACCGAGGCCCGCCTCACGCACCTTGGCGCTCTGCTCATGTCCGACATGGACAAGGAGACGGTCGACTTCGTCCCGAACTACGACGAGCGCCTCACGGAGCCCACGGTCTTTCCCGCGGCGTTCCCGAACCTCCTGGTCAACGGTGGCACCGGCATCGCCGTCGGCATGGCCACGAACATGCCGCCGCACAACCTCGGCGAGATCATCGACGGCATCTGCGCGCAGATTGACGACCCGGAGATCACCACGGCCGGGTTGATGAAGCACATCAAGGGGCCCGACTTCCCGACCGGCGGAGTCATATGCGGCATCGAGGGAATCAAGAGCTACTTCGAGACCGGCCGCGGCGCGATCAAGCTGCGCGGCCGCGTCGGCCTCGAGGAACTCAAGGGCGCGCGCGAGCAGATTGTCATCACCGAGATCCCCTACAACGTCGTCCGCACAAACGTCGAGCAGCAGATTGCCGACCTCGTCAACAACAAGGTCATCACCGACATCACCGCCGTCCGCAACGAGTCCGACGAGCATTGCCGCCTCATCGCCGAGCTCAAGCGCGACGCCATCGCGAAAGTCATCATCAACAACCTCTACGAGCACACGCAGATGGAGGTGTCGTTCAACGTCATCAACCTCGCGATCGACCACGGCAAGCCCAAGGAACTCAACCTCAAGGCACTCATCGCCGCCTACATCGAGCACCGGCGCGACGTCGTGCTGCGTCGCACGCGTTTTGAACTCAAGAAGGCCGAGGAACGCGCGGAACTTCTCGAAGGCTATCTCATCGCGCTCGCGAACCTCGACGAGTTCATCCACATCATCCGGTCCAGTGCCGACAAGGCCGAGGCCCGCGTGAAGCTCCTCGCCTTCGAGTGGACCCGCCAGCAGGTCGAGCGCTGGAGCATCCTCATCCGCAGCGAATCGCGTCTCACGGACGGCCGTTACGCGCTCAGCGAGCGGCAGGTGGACGCCATCCTCGACCTGCGCCTCTACCAGCTCACCGGCCTCGAGATCGACAAGGTGGACGCCGAATACAAGTCCCTCCTGGCAACCATCAAGGACCTATTGGACATCCTCGCGAAGGAATCGCGCGTGATGACCATCATCAAGAAGGAACTCCACGAAATCCGCGCGAAGCACGCCACGCCGCGCAAGACTGAGATCGTCCCCGACGAGGGCGAGATGGCCATCGAGGATCTCATCGCCAACGAAGCCGTCATCATCACCATCACGCACAACGGCCTCATCAAGCGCACCAACATCTCCAGCTACCGCGCCCAGCGCCGCGGCGGCAAGGGCGTCATCGGCATGGCCACGCGCGAGGCCGAGAAGCCCGAGGACTCCGACTTCATCGAGCACCTCTTCACCGCGAGCACGCACGACTTCCTGATGTTCTTCACCAGCGCCGGCCGCGTGTATGTCGAGCGCGTGCACGAAGTCTCCGACATGGGCCGCGCCTCCAAGGGCCGCAGCATCGCCAACCTCCTCGACCTGCGCCCCGACGAAAAAATCGCCGCGCTCATCCGCGTCCATTCCAAGACCGGCCCCGAGAAGGAAGACCTCACGTGGCAGCAGCCCTTCTTCGTCTTCTTCGCCACGCAACAGGGCATCGTCAAGAAGACGCCGCTCGAGGACTTCGCGAACGTCCGCAAGGGCGGCATCGTCGCCATCGGCATCGAGAGCGGCGACGCGTTGATGAACGCCATGCTCACCACCGGTCGCGACCAGATTGTGCTCATCACCAAGGAAGGCATGAGCATCCGCTTCAGCGAGGAGGACGCGCGCCCGATGGGCCGCCCCGCCGTGGGCGTCTATGGCATCGACCTCGAACGCACCGACCGCGTCGTCGCGCTCGCGCTCGTCGCGCCCGACGCCACGCTGCTCGTTGCCGGCGACAACGGCGTCGGCAAGCGCACCCCCTTCGACGAATACCGGCTTCAATCCCGCGGCGGCAAGGGCATCATCACCATGAAGACCACCGACAAGACCGGCGGCGTGGTTGGCGCGCTCGCCGTCCGCGACACGGATGAAATCATGCTCATCACCACCGGCGGCCAGATGGTGCGGACCTTCGTGAAGGACATCCGCGAGTGCGGCCGCAACACGCAGGGCGTGAAACTCGTGAACCTCGACCCGAACGACAAACTCCAGGCCATCGCCCCGGTCATTAGCGAGGACAGGGGCGATGAGGAACCGGCCGCCGCTCCCGCGCCTGCCGAGGCCTGA
- the gyrB gene encoding DNA topoisomerase (ATP-hydrolyzing) subunit B: MSKESAVVEPEIPSPAQDASETYDSSKLGKLEGLEAVRKKPGMYIGGTDERALHHCVSEVLDNSVDEHLAGHCDKIEVAVHVDGSISIRDSGRGIPVDPHPQYKIPGVELVLTTLHSGGKYGQGGYKFSGGTHGVGAKCVNAVSEWFEVEVSRDGKLHHMEFERGKTTKQLEVMGKARGTGTLITFKPDPEIFRETTEFKADRISQRLRELAFLNSGLEILFLDERQPEAKPERYFYRDGIEEFVKQLNKSKAPLHPKPIAFRKESRVKSDEKTVEVHVEVVLQYNDSYNDQVLCYTNTIHNPDGGAHLSGFRSALTRAINQYAKSNELLKDKDPQITGDDVREGLTAVISVKHSDPKFESQTKVKLLSPEVESIVGSAAYEGLMSYFDGNPPVARRIVDKSLNAARAREAARKAREAVRKTALTGGGLPGKLADCSDRDPENTELYIVEGDSAGGSAKQGRDRKFQAILPIRGKLINVEKARLDKVLQNNEIRTMITAIGTGIGDGEGEGAFNLEKLRYHKVIIMTDADVDGSHIRTLLLTFFYRQMPQLVKQGFVYIAQPPLYSVTRKKRTDYVDDDASLNRILLQNGAEDVKLENLADGREFTPKQLEEILTLLESLDKHATYIRRLGGDFATYVEHRSKDGTLPQHMIKIRDGNDETVHYFVTNRSIEDFKSRNADLFGADTEVSRKDGPTRRAAHFDLHLETKAIAEILGKLARKGLAAEHYAAQDQPLFKLTEGEGERATSAPLFSIPEILSAVKAVGKKGIQIYRFKGLGEMDAKELFETTMNPAKRKLLRIDLTDAVEAEEMFTKLMGEDVEPRRQFIEDNALNVRNLDV, translated from the coding sequence ATGTCCAAAGAATCCGCCGTGGTTGAGCCCGAGATTCCGTCCCCCGCGCAAGACGCTTCCGAGACTTACGACTCCTCCAAACTAGGCAAACTCGAGGGCTTGGAGGCCGTCCGCAAGAAGCCCGGCATGTATATCGGCGGCACGGACGAGCGGGCGTTGCACCACTGCGTCTCGGAGGTTCTTGACAACTCGGTCGACGAACACCTTGCCGGGCACTGCGACAAGATTGAAGTCGCGGTGCACGTCGACGGCTCGATTTCCATACGAGACTCGGGGCGTGGCATCCCGGTGGATCCCCATCCGCAATACAAGATCCCCGGTGTCGAACTCGTGCTCACCACGCTGCATTCAGGGGGAAAGTATGGACAAGGCGGCTACAAGTTTTCAGGCGGCACGCACGGCGTGGGTGCCAAGTGCGTGAATGCAGTCAGCGAATGGTTCGAGGTGGAGGTCTCGCGCGACGGCAAGCTCCATCACATGGAGTTCGAACGGGGCAAGACGACCAAGCAACTCGAAGTCATGGGCAAGGCCCGCGGCACCGGCACGCTCATCACATTTAAGCCCGACCCGGAGATCTTTCGCGAAACCACGGAGTTCAAGGCCGACCGCATCTCACAACGACTCCGCGAGTTGGCATTCCTCAACTCGGGCCTCGAGATCTTGTTCCTCGACGAACGCCAGCCGGAGGCGAAGCCCGAGCGTTACTTCTACCGTGACGGCATCGAAGAATTCGTCAAGCAACTCAACAAGAGCAAGGCGCCGCTGCATCCCAAGCCCATCGCGTTCAGGAAGGAATCACGCGTCAAGTCCGACGAGAAGACCGTCGAAGTCCACGTCGAGGTCGTCCTGCAATACAACGACAGCTACAACGACCAGGTGCTCTGCTACACCAACACCATCCACAACCCCGATGGCGGCGCGCACTTGTCCGGCTTCCGCAGTGCCCTCACACGCGCAATCAACCAATACGCGAAGTCCAACGAACTGCTCAAGGACAAGGATCCGCAGATCACCGGCGACGACGTTCGCGAAGGGCTCACGGCTGTCATCTCGGTGAAGCACAGCGATCCCAAGTTTGAGTCACAAACCAAAGTCAAACTCCTCTCGCCCGAAGTCGAGAGCATTGTCGGTTCTGCCGCATACGAAGGTTTGATGAGCTACTTCGATGGGAATCCGCCCGTGGCCAGACGGATAGTCGACAAGTCGCTCAACGCTGCCCGCGCCCGCGAAGCTGCGCGTAAAGCCCGCGAAGCCGTCCGCAAGACCGCACTCACGGGCGGCGGTTTGCCCGGCAAACTCGCCGACTGCTCCGACCGCGACCCCGAGAACACCGAGCTTTACATCGTCGAAGGCGACTCTGCCGGCGGCTCTGCGAAGCAGGGGCGCGACCGCAAGTTTCAAGCGATCCTCCCGATACGCGGCAAGCTCATCAATGTCGAGAAGGCACGGCTCGACAAGGTGCTTCAGAACAACGAAATCCGGACGATGATCACCGCCATCGGCACCGGCATCGGCGACGGCGAGGGCGAGGGCGCGTTCAATCTCGAAAAGCTCCGCTACCACAAGGTCATCATCATGACTGACGCCGACGTGGACGGCTCGCACATCCGCACGCTGCTGCTCACGTTCTTCTACCGCCAGATGCCGCAGCTTGTGAAGCAGGGTTTCGTTTACATCGCCCAGCCGCCGCTTTACTCGGTCACACGAAAAAAGCGCACAGACTACGTGGATGACGATGCGTCGCTCAACCGCATCCTCCTCCAAAACGGGGCCGAAGATGTGAAGCTCGAGAACCTCGCCGACGGCCGCGAGTTCACGCCGAAGCAGCTTGAGGAAATCCTCACGCTGCTCGAATCGCTCGACAAGCACGCCACCTACATCCGCCGGCTTGGCGGCGACTTCGCCACTTACGTTGAGCACCGCTCCAAGGACGGCACGCTGCCGCAGCACATGATCAAGATTCGCGACGGCAACGACGAGACCGTGCACTACTTTGTCACCAACCGCTCGATCGAGGACTTCAAGTCGCGCAACGCCGACCTATTTGGCGCCGACACCGAGGTCAGCCGCAAAGACGGCCCCACGCGCCGCGCCGCGCACTTCGACCTGCATCTCGAGACCAAGGCCATCGCCGAAATCCTGGGCAAACTCGCGCGCAAAGGACTCGCGGCCGAGCATTACGCTGCACAGGACCAGCCACTCTTCAAACTCACCGAGGGCGAGGGCGAGCGCGCGACCAGCGCGCCACTCTTCTCGATTCCCGAAATCCTCAGCGCCGTGAAAGCCGTCGGCAAGAAAGGCATCCAGATCTACCGCTTCAAAGGCCTCGGCGAAATGGACGCCAAGGAACTCTTCGAGACCACCATGAATCCGGCCAAACGCAAACTGCTGCGCATCGACCTCACCGACGCTGTCGAAGCCGAGGAAATGTTCACCAAGCTCATGGGCGAGGACGTCGAGCCGCGCCGCCAGTTCATCGAGGACAACGCCCTAAACGTGCGGAATCTCGACGTCTGA
- the maf gene encoding septum formation protein Maf has translation MKAAGLQSRLPPLVLASASPRRVELLRGLGLAFEVIPSSAEEAHHRHLTARELCQFNAWRKALAVARRHPSALVLGADTLVCLGTELFGKPATIQDASRMLRVLSGETHQVITGVCLLNLSAGRRSIFADQTAVTFKRLSDATIRRYLSLVHTLDKAGAYAIQEHGHLIVERISGSRSNVVGLPVERVTAALRGWISRARKPRGA, from the coding sequence GTGAAAGCCGCCGGACTTCAATCGCGGCTCCCGCCGCTCGTCCTCGCGTCCGCCTCGCCGCGGCGCGTGGAGTTGCTTCGCGGCCTCGGGCTTGCGTTCGAAGTGATCCCGTCGAGCGCCGAGGAGGCGCATCACCGCCACTTGACCGCGCGCGAGCTTTGCCAGTTCAACGCGTGGCGCAAAGCCCTCGCGGTCGCCCGGCGGCACCCCTCGGCCCTCGTGCTGGGCGCGGACACGCTCGTCTGCCTGGGCACGGAGTTGTTTGGCAAGCCGGCCACGATCCAGGACGCATCCCGCATGTTGCGCGTGCTGTCGGGAGAGACCCACCAGGTGATCACGGGCGTCTGCCTGCTCAACCTTAGCGCGGGTCGCCGCTCGATCTTTGCGGACCAAACCGCGGTGACCTTCAAGCGCCTCTCCGACGCGACGATTCGCCGCTACCTCAGCCTGGTGCACACGCTTGACAAGGCCGGCGCATACGCAATCCAGGAACACGGACACCTGATTGTGGAACGCATCTCCGGCTCGCGCAGCAACGTGGTCGGGCTGCCCGTCGAGCGCGTGACCGCCGCATTGCGCGGGTGGATTTCACGTGCGCGGAAACCGCGGGGCGCGTGA